Proteins encoded in a region of the Candidatus Margulisiibacteriota bacterium genome:
- a CDS encoding nucleotidyltransferase domain-containing protein, with translation MFKLTDLPERYRADIETAAALLKKEGSESVYLFGSLAAGKIKNVSDIDLGVKGLPAEKFFSVCGKLYLLVHNEIDVVDFDKEKDFYALLENLKEVVEIG, from the coding sequence GACTGATCTTCCAGAGCGATACCGCGCGGATATTGAAACGGCGGCAGCTTTATTAAAGAAAGAAGGCAGTGAATCAGTTTATTTATTTGGTTCATTGGCTGCCGGAAAAATAAAAAATGTCTCTGATATTGATTTAGGAGTCAAAGGCCTACCGGCGGAAAAATTTTTTTCTGTTTGCGGAAAACTGTATCTGCTTGTGCATAATGAAATTGATGTGGTGGATTTTGATAAAGAGAAAGATTTTTATGCTCTCCTGGAGAACCTGAAAGAGGTAGTTGAAATTGGATAA